One segment of Salvia splendens isolate huo1 chromosome 20, SspV2, whole genome shotgun sequence DNA contains the following:
- the LOC121781241 gene encoding uncharacterized protein LOC121781241, whose protein sequence is MVTSSYCSLNFPPPSTTSPSPPISAAPQLSCSPTLKDRLWRSRCVLGLTCAIIGLDGGDFAVVGDQERAMAMDMQSSAIAVGAPRWSDKRACLPWQLNSLETIVPENLPRPSAKRRWEATGFSETAPAVRVAVKSGAKGCFTM, encoded by the exons ATGGTTACCTCAAGCTACTGCTCCCTCAATTTCCCCCCTCCTTCCACCACATCACCTTCTCCCCCAATCTCAGCGGCGCCGCAGCTTTCATG CTCTCCGACTCTCAAGGATCGATTGTGGAGGAGTCGATGCGTCCTTGGCTTAACGTGCGCCATAATCGGCCTCGACGGCGGCGATTTCGCGGTGGTTGGGGATCAGGAGAGAGCTATGGCGATGGATATGCAATCATCCGCGATCGCCGTCGGGGCTCCGAGATGGAGCGACAAGAGAGCTTGCTTGCCGTGGCAGCTCAATTCGCTTGAAACGATCGTGCCGGAGAATCTGCCGCGGCCGTCGGCGAAGCGTCGGTGGGAGGCCACTGGCTTCTCGGAGACGGCTCCGGCTGTGAGGGTTGCGGTGAAATCTGGCGCGAAGGGTTGTTTCACTATGTGA